The following are encoded together in the Anguilla rostrata isolate EN2019 chromosome 19, ASM1855537v3, whole genome shotgun sequence genome:
- the LOC135245844 gene encoding ras association domain-containing protein 9-like has protein sequence MAPFGKKFLKARLKNRSEGRDGEPGKEIQVWVRREEKTVCGLTKHTTCAEVVQALLEDRASRPPDAGGAAPAEYCLLERWKGFERALPPLTRILRLWTAWGDERPFVQFVLVSARDYGPRLAGSPPLSPLSPLPLSPPGSKVGDQAPAQYVRSLPVDRQKRMVRKAFRKLGKMREQERATSPGDDGAIGGLVQLIISQDRALREQALRMRELDREIERAEWGLGAALETPPDLGSADSVARLAAGDPGGADGLGRLDRQLERHRDLIQRLTRDIDAEMRGACSAAGAGEPAGGGGLGSSAPPPPDDAAETERVRRDLEHSMYRGLALNAQLADLDRELELNQAVLASKSRECEMLAEQLSALRADDPARDHAHDPAHLTEEPGHAGAAHTELRKVLSHGDGTDTDSDTGISSTHSQDSLSPCGDVRPPLETQV, from the exons ATGGCACCGTTCGGAAAGAAGTTTCTGAAAGCGCGCTTGAAAAACAG GTCCGAAGGCAGAGATGGCGAGCCGGGGAAGGAGATACAGGTGTGGGTGCGGCGGGAGGAGAAGACGGTGTGCGGGCTCACGAAGCACACCACCTGCGCGGAGGTGGTCCAGGCGCTGCTGGAGGACCGGGCCTCGCGCCCGCCGGACGCCGGGGGGGCCGCGCCCGCGGAGTACTGCCTCCTGGAGAGGTGGAAGGGCTTCGAGCGCGCCCTCCCGCCCCTCACCCGAATCCTGCGCCTCTGGACCGCCTGGGGGGACGAGCGGCCCTTCGTGCAGTTCGTCCTGGTGAGCGCGCGCGACTACGGGCCTCGGCTCGCGGGGTCGCCACCGCTATCACCGCTATCGCCGCTGCCGCTGTCGCCGCCGGGGTCGAAGGTCGGGGACCAGGCCCCGGCGCAGTACGTCAGGTCCCTGCCGGTGGACAGGCAGAAGAGGATGGTGAGGAAGGCCTTCCGGAAGCTGGGGAAGATGCGGGAGCAGGAGCGGGCGACCTCGCCCGGGGACGACGGGGCGATCGGCGGCCTGGTCCAGCTGATCATCTCCCAGGACCGCGCCCTCCGGGAGCAGGCCCTCAGGATGCGGGAGCTGGACCGGGAGATCGAGCGCGCCgagtgggggctgggggcggccCTCGAGACCCCCCCCGACCTCGGCTCGGCCGACAGCGTGGCCCGGCTGGCGGCGGGCGACCCGGGCGGCGCCGACGGGCTCGGGCGCCTGGACAGGCAGCTGGAGCGGCACAGGGACCTCATCCAGCGGCTGACCCGCGACATCGACGCGGAAATGCGGGGCGCGTGCTCGGCGGCGGGCGCGGGCGAgccggcgggcgggggggggctcggctccagcgccccccctcccccggacgACGCGGCGGAGACGGAGCGGGTCAGGAGGGACCTGGAGCACAGCATGTACCGGGGCCTCGCCCTCAACGCGCAGCTGGCCGACCTGGACCGGGAGCTGGAGCTGAACCAGGCCGTCCTCGCCTCCAAGAGCCGGGAGTGCGAGATGCTGGCCGAGCAGCTGAGCGCGCTCCGAGCCGACGACCCCGCCCGCGACCACGCCCACGACCCCGCCCACCTCACGGAGGAGCCCGGCCACGCCGGCGCCGCCCACACCGAGCTCCGGAAGGTTCTCTCGCACGGCGACGGGACGGACACCGACTCGGACACGGGAATAAGCTCCACCCACAGCCAGGACTCCCTGTCCCCCTGCGGGGACGTGCGCCCCCCACTGGAGACTCAAGTGTAA